In Polaribacter sp. Hel_I_88, the following proteins share a genomic window:
- a CDS encoding collagen-binding domain-containing protein has product MLFITINSNSQCVNATDCDGDGIANSIDLDDDNDGILDTDEFNCPPLASGTITSFIIENKAQTTSNKTVNSFSNSSSPFASNTSYNLSYGTKFGKRLKGFVFSSGNTVKVDDDASIGNITFRRNLSAPAPTNQIIWIENDGHTNTTNATKLHTNQITNMAETFSHGFYNVGSDNVFDNSLSSQNNNDIERVDVTFDNGYLVNSADNQYITVGERGKNNFIDIAVITSLNSSGTPTSYSTVYRVTTTSMTTIEKLPSTVLRKEISDTNFRPSTALNQDVAIRAVKLSDFGITNGTIIYGYSILPPDYNTANILDWNTYPTNTNSTLGGLDLVLFNYFSSDCVARDTDGDGLPDSKDTDSDNDGCPDAIEAAGNYTTAQVTNTLIGGSNGGSLLNFPTPVNNNGIPTAVGTTSGGNETIGQVNAAFVTNAEQITINTAPISTTVNENDNASFSVNASSISTTTFAAGNPDYTIPPATNSTGTLTYNWFKNSAPNTSLSTSNTLNLNTVSFADAGDYTLVITAVNNSCQEERTVTLTVNDVPTATNDTFNTNQNSQNNSLDVLNNDSFGNDGPNTGTISLPSGTTTNGGTVTIDDGGTPNDPTDDKVLYTPLAGSTTNDSFTYTITDADGETSTATVSITVSPVADCNDSPTAPAQGFNVFVETNMDVITTETRGSVAVGENLTIKGDYNVATDDCGDFDTNGLKTGLLVGNQVNYPLNTVINTTDDECNCGDPTIVNNGSFETGAVTNTWILKNESDIPGWYTTATDNKIEIWKSGFQGKNAQDGNYIAEINANQRASLYQVICAEPGSVLEWSIWHRGRRGIDVANVKIGVSLNSATIVETMSTDQNAWQNYTGSYTVPAGEKTVYFVFESVSSQPFNNLTYGNLIDNFEVTKTFQGTCPVGVGSNNGLLTVVNPNYYTKIGNSNGSVAWYFDELNAPAPMRVTPNGTYNSSSRIQMNNNSPTYGVSSGNNPVFESNLLDFSSAFQSLRANSTNMASNSNTAVLEDDSSNSITNTTLTNQTEIILNNGVNYLNVTGTDLNSVNGFTFQNSPSATKILIINVDAPGTFSWDTWQQLGITQAESAYVLYNFFNTTDLNIEGSETIYGTIFAPFADVNKVVNKEDIYGQVIAKAFIHDGGVIHCNKFAATSTCPTFAGVAPSPGFDINVNPQCFVANDFVFTNTTDIVGVPQPEAPITYLWDFGDGTTSTAMDTTKTYATEGTYTVSLTATNIYGSETYSEQIVVLPVLEPIVSVVDLPSGPGQVYKQFTIDNAASFTDFSWTIPGSGPGLFQNTNPIVQLFTAAGLYSVSVTATSNDCTITVEVPVVISSNEVTTGNSGGIESESLGDAISKIYVNRKKNSVPTTFIKSSSNIFNKAKMKSTQPYQGKGQTMLDMFPTELFADNVANVTSPTDILDYTVADEVLSVDFSLDGKTKGVVLGIKTTDKVYNHTKASCDRLRGAEILNIQTVQLEGYNFLMQGIKQRNGIVEYAISFATAKNNNDAEYTIQTNWYVNNYTKFNDMYNFQVWSTNPKDTQKMVVDIIKNLNSFIPVKQTEIQKVPETYAAKIFRDKADLVILMRSTAKGLSSELTMQELYSETANNVKYRYNPINTQLEQTLRINIADGYEYDALVKVNGTVEDAFYHADGNWGLDFDKTYTKIEVYFVSNNFNRVYNDDEHAINRNVKIKATSDYDYLTVYKSLLPGTISADYSEYNYVAFTAKGSGMMELGLIKSSIEDWKAQYRVMVDLSEEEKTYYVPFDIFTSSASQENLSAEDLTTLLFTFLPFEANTTKLDLEISDVRFTKTAVEEFTVNKIEKFENTFMVYPNPSKGNVNLLLFSETDTEATVTLSDITGKIIYSQKAVLNAGKNEIDYDFNVKAGVLFLHVSSAEKDYGTSKIIFR; this is encoded by the coding sequence TTGTTATTTATAACAATCAATAGTAATTCACAATGTGTTAATGCTACAGACTGTGATGGAGATGGAATTGCAAACAGCATAGACTTAGATGATGACAATGATGGTATTTTAGATACAGATGAATTTAACTGTCCACCTTTAGCATCAGGAACAATTACTTCTTTTATAATTGAAAATAAAGCTCAAACTACTTCTAATAAAACAGTCAATTCTTTTTCAAATTCTAGCTCTCCTTTTGCTAGCAACACATCTTATAATTTATCTTATGGAACTAAATTTGGAAAAAGACTAAAAGGTTTTGTTTTTAGTTCTGGAAATACGGTTAAAGTTGATGATGATGCATCAATTGGAAATATTACATTTAGAAGAAACCTATCAGCCCCTGCACCTACCAATCAAATTATTTGGATTGAAAATGATGGCCATACAAACACCACAAACGCTACAAAATTACACACCAATCAAATAACAAATATGGCCGAAACATTTTCTCACGGTTTTTACAATGTGGGTAGTGACAATGTTTTCGACAATAGCTTATCTTCTCAAAACAATAATGATATAGAAAGAGTAGATGTTACTTTTGATAATGGATATTTGGTAAATTCAGCCGATAATCAATATATTACTGTTGGCGAAAGAGGTAAAAATAATTTTATTGATATTGCTGTAATTACAAGTTTAAATAGCAGTGGAACACCAACTTCTTACAGTACAGTTTATAGAGTAACTACTACCTCTATGACCACCATAGAAAAACTACCTTCTACTGTTTTAAGAAAAGAAATTTCTGACACAAATTTTAGACCAAGTACCGCTTTAAATCAAGATGTTGCTATAAGAGCTGTTAAATTATCTGATTTTGGCATTACTAATGGAACAATTATTTATGGATATTCAATTTTACCTCCAGATTATAATACAGCAAACATCTTAGATTGGAATACATACCCAACAAATACAAATTCAACTTTGGGTGGTTTAGATTTAGTACTTTTTAATTACTTTTCTTCAGATTGTGTGGCTAGAGATACAGATGGAGATGGTTTACCAGATAGTAAAGACACAGATTCAGATAATGATGGTTGCCCAGATGCAATTGAAGCAGCTGGTAATTACACAACTGCACAAGTTACAAACACTCTAATTGGCGGAAGTAATGGAGGAAGTTTATTAAACTTTCCTACCCCAGTTAACAACAACGGAATTCCAACAGCTGTTGGAACAACTAGTGGTGGAAATGAAACTATAGGACAAGTAAATGCTGCTTTTGTAACGAATGCTGAACAAATTACCATAAACACAGCACCAATAAGCACAACTGTTAATGAAAATGATAATGCTAGTTTTTCTGTAAATGCATCTTCAATCTCAACAACAACATTTGCAGCTGGCAATCCAGATTATACAATTCCACCTGCAACAAATTCAACAGGTACTTTAACCTATAATTGGTTTAAAAATTCTGCTCCCAACACAAGCTTATCAACCTCAAATACTTTAAATTTAAATACGGTTTCTTTTGCTGATGCTGGAGATTACACTTTGGTAATTACTGCTGTGAATAATTCTTGCCAAGAAGAAAGAACTGTAACTTTAACTGTTAATGACGTTCCTACTGCTACAAATGATACCTTTAACACTAATCAAAACAGCCAAAATAATAGTTTAGATGTTTTAAATAATGATTCCTTTGGGAATGATGGACCAAACACAGGTACTATATCTTTACCAAGTGGAACCACAACAAATGGTGGAACAGTAACTATAGACGATGGTGGAACACCAAATGACCCTACAGATGACAAGGTTCTTTATACACCTTTAGCAGGCTCTACAACAAACGATTCTTTTACATATACAATAACTGATGCTGATGGAGAGACATCTACAGCTACAGTTTCTATTACAGTAAGTCCAGTTGCAGATTGTAATGACAGTCCTACAGCTCCTGCACAAGGATTTAACGTGTTTGTAGAAACAAATATGGATGTAATTACCACAGAAACAAGAGGTAGTGTTGCAGTAGGTGAAAATTTAACTATAAAAGGAGATTACAATGTTGCTACTGATGATTGTGGTGATTTTGATACAAATGGATTAAAAACAGGACTTCTTGTTGGTAACCAAGTAAACTATCCACTAAATACAGTTATCAATACAACTGATGATGAATGTAATTGTGGAGATCCAACAATTGTTAATAATGGCAGTTTTGAAACAGGTGCAGTAACAAATACGTGGATTTTAAAAAATGAAAGTGATATTCCTGGTTGGTATACAACTGCGACCGATAACAAAATAGAAATCTGGAAATCTGGTTTTCAAGGTAAAAATGCTCAGGATGGAAATTATATAGCAGAGATTAATGCAAACCAAAGAGCTTCTTTATATCAAGTTATTTGTGCAGAACCAGGTTCTGTTTTAGAATGGTCTATTTGGCATAGAGGAAGACGTGGAATTGATGTTGCTAACGTAAAAATAGGTGTTTCTTTGAATTCTGCTACAATTGTAGAAACAATGAGTACAGATCAAAACGCTTGGCAGAACTACACAGGTTCTTACACAGTTCCTGCAGGAGAAAAAACTGTATATTTTGTTTTTGAATCTGTTTCAAGTCAGCCTTTTAACAATCTTACTTATGGAAATTTAATTGATAATTTTGAAGTTACCAAAACGTTTCAAGGAACATGTCCTGTTGGGGTTGGTTCGAATAATGGTTTATTAACCGTTGTCAATCCTAATTATTATACAAAAATTGGCAATAGCAATGGTTCTGTTGCATGGTATTTTGATGAATTAAATGCACCTGCTCCAATGAGAGTTACGCCAAATGGAACTTACAATTCATCATCAAGAATTCAAATGAATAACAATTCTCCTACTTACGGAGTAAGTTCTGGAAACAATCCAGTTTTTGAAAGTAATTTATTAGATTTTTCTAGTGCATTTCAAAGTTTAAGAGCGAATTCCACAAATATGGCTTCTAACAGCAATACTGCAGTTTTAGAGGATGACAGTTCAAATTCAATTACGAATACAACGTTAACTAACCAGACAGAAATAATTTTAAATAATGGTGTAAATTATTTAAATGTTACAGGTACAGATTTAAATAGTGTAAATGGTTTTACATTTCAAAACTCACCTTCAGCAACTAAAATTTTAATCATTAATGTTGATGCTCCTGGAACTTTTAGTTGGGATACTTGGCAACAGTTAGGCATAACTCAAGCAGAAAGTGCCTATGTTTTGTATAATTTCTTCAACACAACAGATTTAAATATTGAAGGAAGTGAAACTATTTACGGAACTATTTTTGCTCCTTTTGCTGATGTAAATAAAGTAGTAAACAAAGAAGATATTTATGGTCAAGTAATCGCAAAAGCGTTTATTCATGATGGTGGCGTAATTCACTGTAATAAATTCGCAGCAACAAGTACTTGTCCTACTTTTGCAGGAGTAGCACCTTCACCTGGCTTCGATATTAATGTAAACCCACAATGTTTTGTTGCAAATGATTTTGTATTCACAAATACAACAGATATTGTTGGTGTTCCTCAGCCAGAAGCGCCTATTACTTATCTATGGGATTTTGGTGATGGTACCACAAGTACAGCTATGGATACAACTAAAACCTACGCAACTGAAGGCACCTATACAGTTAGTTTAACTGCAACAAATATTTATGGATCAGAAACTTATTCAGAGCAAATAGTTGTATTGCCAGTTTTAGAACCTATTGTTTCTGTAGTAGATTTACCTTCTGGTCCTGGACAAGTTTACAAACAATTTACAATAGACAATGCAGCTTCATTTACAGATTTTTCATGGACAATTCCTGGATCTGGACCTGGATTATTTCAAAATACAAACCCAATAGTTCAATTATTTACTGCTGCTGGTTTATATTCAGTTTCTGTAACTGCAACAAGCAACGATTGTACGATAACTGTTGAGGTTCCTGTTGTAATTTCTTCCAATGAAGTAACTACTGGAAACTCAGGGGGAATTGAATCTGAATCTTTAGGAGACGCAATCTCTAAAATTTATGTCAACAGAAAAAAGAACTCTGTACCAACAACTTTTATAAAATCTTCGTCTAATATCTTCAACAAAGCTAAGATGAAGTCTACACAACCTTACCAAGGTAAAGGGCAAACAATGTTAGATATGTTCCCAACAGAATTATTTGCTGATAATGTTGCAAACGTAACTTCACCAACTGACATTTTAGATTATACAGTGGCTGATGAAGTTTTATCTGTAGACTTTTCTTTAGATGGAAAAACAAAAGGTGTTGTATTAGGAATTAAAACAACTGATAAAGTTTACAACCACACCAAGGCATCTTGTGATAGGTTGCGTGGAGCAGAAATTTTAAATATTCAAACAGTTCAATTAGAAGGATATAATTTCTTAATGCAAGGTATTAAACAAAGAAATGGAATTGTAGAATATGCTATTTCTTTTGCAACTGCTAAAAATAACAATGATGCTGAATATACTATTCAAACAAATTGGTATGTAAATAATTATACCAAATTTAATGATATGTACAACTTCCAGGTTTGGTCTACAAATCCAAAAGATACTCAAAAAATGGTTGTGGATATTATCAAGAACTTAAATTCTTTTATTCCTGTTAAACAAACAGAAATCCAGAAAGTTCCTGAAACGTATGCCGCTAAAATTTTTAGAGATAAAGCAGATTTAGTAATCTTAATGAGAAGTACTGCTAAAGGGTTAAGCTCAGAACTTACTATGCAAGAGTTGTATTCTGAAACTGCCAATAATGTAAAATATAGATACAATCCTATAAACACTCAATTAGAGCAAACTCTAAGAATAAATATTGCAGATGGTTATGAATACGATGCTTTAGTAAAAGTAAATGGCACTGTGGAAGATGCGTTTTATCATGCAGATGGAAATTGGGGATTAGATTTTGATAAAACCTATACAAAAATTGAAGTATACTTTGTATCCAACAACTTTAATAGAGTTTATAATGATGATGAACATGCCATCAACAGAAATGTAAAAATTAAAGCAACTAGCGATTACGATTATTTAACCGTTTATAAATCTTTATTACCTGGAACTATTTCAGCAGATTACTCTGAGTACAACTATGTAGCTTTTACAGCAAAAGGATCTGGAATGATGGAGTTAGGTTTGATAAAATCATCAATCGAAGACTGGAAAGCACAATATAGAGTTATGGTTGATTTGTCTGAAGAAGAAAAAACGTATTATGTGCCTTTTGATATTTTTACATCGAGTGCTAGCCAAGAAAATTTATCAGCAGAAGATTTAACAACGTTATTGTTTACATTTTTACCTTTTGAAGCAAACACAACTAAATTAGATTTAGAAATTTCTGATGTGCGCTTTACAAAAACAGCTGTTGAAGAATTTACAGTAAATAAAATTGAAAAGTTTGAAAATACTTTTATGGTATATCCAAATCCATCAAAAGGAAATGTAAACTTGTTACTATTCAGTGAAACAGATACAGAAGCAACTGTAACTTTATCTGATATTACAGGTAAAATCATCTACAGCCAAAAAGCGGTTTTAAACGCTGGTAAAAACGAAATAGATTATGACTTTAATGTGAAGGCTGGAGTATTGTTTTTACACGTTTCATCTGCTGAAAAAGATTACGGAACTTCTAAAATAATATTTAGATAA
- the pdxH gene encoding pyridoxamine 5'-phosphate oxidase, with the protein MAKDLSNYRKSYEKQELLESNCPENPMELFQKWFINADNSDAVEETNAMTIATIGKDGFPKSRVVLLKKYTWEGFIFYTNYNSEKGKAIEENNHICISFFWPALEQQIIIKGVAEKQAENLSDGYFESRPDGSKLGAWASEQSKVVSSREELDESLKNYEQKFEGKEIPRPEHWGGFLVKPVSIEFWQGRPNRMHDRIKYSLQEDFSWNLERLAP; encoded by the coding sequence ATGGCGAAAGACTTAAGTAACTATAGAAAATCTTACGAAAAACAAGAACTTTTAGAGAGTAACTGCCCAGAAAATCCAATGGAATTATTTCAAAAATGGTTTATAAATGCAGATAATTCTGATGCTGTTGAAGAAACTAATGCCATGACAATTGCCACCATTGGTAAAGATGGTTTTCCTAAAAGTAGAGTTGTTTTACTTAAAAAATATACTTGGGAAGGTTTTATTTTTTATACAAACTACAACTCAGAAAAAGGAAAAGCAATTGAAGAGAACAACCATATTTGTATTTCATTTTTTTGGCCAGCTTTAGAGCAACAAATTATTATAAAAGGGGTTGCAGAAAAACAAGCAGAAAACTTATCTGATGGTTATTTTGAGTCAAGGCCAGATGGAAGTAAATTAGGTGCCTGGGCTTCAGAGCAAAGCAAGGTAGTTTCGTCCCGTGAAGAATTAGACGAAAGCTTAAAAAATTATGAGCAAAAATTTGAAGGTAAAGAAATACCTAGACCCGAACATTGGGGAGGTTTTTTAGTAAAACCTGTTTCTATAGAATTTTGGCAAGGAAGACCAAACAGAATGCATGATAGAATAAAATATTCGCTACAAGAAGATTTTTCTTGGAATTTAGAAAGATTAGCACCTTAA
- a CDS encoding OmpA family protein, which translates to MKKFLLSIAIVMMATVTFGQDLPENPEPGKCYVRCKTPDIYKNETVNIAVSPEYKKIVTFPAEYRTIQEKVLIKESGQEVKIVPAVWGTQEVTYFEKEDGTRLESQKAVFIQGFETVETKAASASWEMSEKMPNCDSDNPDDCRYWCYKPLPAEFKTMPVEKLQSDATVVKIPIPGVRKTYQRKVMVKPPSTTLVKTEAEYQTIEKTVLVRDARTEEVVIPAVYRSVTKEILVQKGGLTSWKAVDCQLIDNTPLPINWDFSSATLNEGAKQIIDARLLPILNDGVAVFIESHTDMRGTKKDNQELSDRRAKAVTDYLISKGINLSQLYAKGFGESRLLNKCSDDVVCSESEHAVNRRTTFRVVNQK; encoded by the coding sequence ATGAAAAAATTTCTATTAAGTATAGCTATTGTAATGATGGCTACTGTTACTTTCGGTCAAGATTTACCAGAAAATCCTGAACCAGGAAAATGTTATGTTCGCTGCAAAACACCAGATATATACAAAAATGAAACTGTAAATATTGCTGTTTCTCCAGAATATAAAAAGATTGTTACGTTTCCTGCAGAATACAGAACCATTCAAGAAAAAGTTTTAATAAAAGAAAGTGGCCAAGAAGTAAAAATTGTTCCTGCTGTTTGGGGTACACAAGAAGTTACTTATTTTGAAAAAGAAGATGGTACAAGATTAGAGTCTCAAAAAGCGGTTTTTATTCAAGGATTTGAAACAGTTGAAACAAAAGCGGCTTCTGCAAGTTGGGAAATGAGTGAAAAAATGCCAAATTGTGACTCTGATAATCCAGATGATTGTAGATATTGGTGTTACAAGCCATTACCTGCTGAATTTAAAACAATGCCAGTAGAAAAATTACAAAGCGATGCAACTGTTGTAAAAATTCCTATTCCAGGTGTTAGAAAAACATACCAAAGAAAAGTAATGGTAAAACCACCAAGTACAACTTTGGTTAAAACAGAAGCAGAATACCAAACAATAGAAAAAACAGTTTTAGTAAGAGATGCAAGAACTGAAGAAGTTGTAATACCAGCAGTTTATAGATCTGTTACGAAAGAAATTTTAGTTCAAAAAGGAGGCTTAACTTCTTGGAAAGCTGTTGACTGTCAATTAATTGACAATACACCTTTACCAATTAATTGGGATTTTTCTAGTGCTACTTTAAACGAAGGTGCAAAACAAATTATTGATGCTCGTTTATTACCTATTTTAAATGATGGTGTTGCTGTTTTTATTGAATCTCATACAGATATGAGAGGAACTAAAAAAGACAACCAAGAATTGTCTGACAGAAGAGCAAAAGCTGTTACAGATTATTTAATATCTAAAGGAATCAACTTAAGCCAATTATATGCAAAAGGTTTTGGAGAATCTAGATTGCTAAACAAATGTTCTGACGATGTTGTTTGTTCTGAATCTGAACATGCAGTAAATAGAAGAACTACTTTTAGAGTTGTAAATCAAAAATAA
- a CDS encoding Ppx/GppA phosphatase family protein codes for MEIKKYGAIDIGSNAIRLLIANVIVKEGREPQFKKSSLVRVPIRLGADSFVNGVISEGNIKRMLDAMEAFKLLMGVHNVERYKACATSAMREAENGNEVVDKIFEETGVKIDIIGGKEEAAIISSTDLNELISGDNSYLYVDVGGGSTEFTIFSGGKITISKSFKMGTVRLLNNKKAVNKEIFANVEKWIKKNTKDLKNLSLIGSGGNINKLFKMSGRTEGKPISYIYLNAQYLFLKQMSYQERISELSLNPDRADVIIPAAKIYLSAMKWSGARKIYVPKIGLSDGIIKSLFYNKL; via the coding sequence TTGGAAATAAAAAAATACGGTGCAATCGATATCGGTTCAAACGCAATTAGACTATTAATCGCTAACGTAATTGTTAAAGAAGGGAGAGAACCACAGTTTAAAAAATCTTCTTTGGTGCGTGTGCCAATTCGTTTGGGAGCAGATTCTTTTGTTAATGGTGTTATTTCCGAAGGAAATATTAAAAGAATGTTAGATGCTATGGAAGCATTTAAACTTTTAATGGGAGTTCATAATGTAGAGCGTTACAAAGCCTGTGCAACTTCTGCAATGAGAGAAGCTGAAAATGGTAATGAAGTTGTTGATAAAATTTTTGAAGAAACTGGCGTAAAAATTGATATTATTGGTGGTAAAGAAGAAGCTGCCATTATTTCATCAACAGATTTAAATGAACTTATAAGTGGAGATAATTCTTATTTATATGTTGACGTTGGTGGAGGAAGTACCGAATTTACAATCTTTTCTGGTGGCAAAATAACCATTTCAAAATCTTTTAAAATGGGTACAGTTCGTTTGTTAAACAACAAAAAAGCTGTAAACAAAGAAATTTTTGCCAATGTTGAAAAATGGATTAAGAAAAACACCAAAGACTTAAAAAACTTATCTTTAATTGGTTCTGGAGGCAATATTAACAAACTCTTTAAAATGTCTGGAAGAACTGAAGGAAAACCAATTTCTTATATCTATTTAAATGCTCAATATCTGTTTTTAAAACAAATGAGCTATCAAGAAAGAATCTCTGAATTAAGCTTAAACCCTGATAGAGCCGATGTAATTATTCCTGCTGCAAAAATATACTTATCTGCTATGAAATGGAGTGGCGCAAGAAAAATATATGTTCCTAAAATTGGTCTTTCAGATGGAATCATAAAAAGTTTATTTTACAACAAATTATAA
- a CDS encoding histidine phosphatase family protein: MKTLYIVRHAKSSWKYSGIEDIDRPLKKRGIKDAHLMSKFLSKEIARPDVFISSSANRALHTGIIFCENLEYPLANLQISRQLYSFSDGYLVKTVCALDDAFNSAIIFSHDHGINTFVNKFGNTPIAHVSTCGIVGIKFQEKHWKNIKKGKTFMVEFPKNHK, from the coding sequence ATGAAAACACTATACATAGTTCGTCATGCAAAATCTTCTTGGAAATATTCGGGTATAGAAGATATTGACAGACCTTTAAAAAAACGTGGTATTAAAGACGCGCATTTAATGTCTAAATTTTTATCGAAAGAAATAGCAAGACCTGACGTTTTTATTTCTAGTAGTGCCAATAGAGCTTTGCATACAGGAATAATTTTTTGCGAAAACTTAGAATATCCTTTGGCTAACCTTCAAATTAGCAGGCAGTTATATAGTTTTAGCGATGGCTATTTAGTAAAAACAGTGTGTGCTTTAGATGATGCTTTTAACTCTGCTATTATCTTTAGTCACGATCATGGTATCAATACTTTTGTAAATAAATTTGGAAATACCCCAATTGCACACGTTTCTACATGTGGAATTGTTGGTATTAAATTTCAAGAAAAACATTGGAAAAATATTAAAAAGGGAAAAACTTTTATGGTTGAATTCCCTAAAAATCATAAATAA
- a CDS encoding thioredoxin domain-containing protein: MNKLFGFFMISFLAYQTSYAQNTDSTDVEIAENKIVNKIELNWVATYKDALKKSKKEKKPVLIYFTGSDWCGPCKVLDRDLFQTEKFKAIADKDLVLLEVDIPRRKDIVSEDKMSENLYLQSKYKVKAFPTLMMVNHRGKKIAEKKGYVITEYYYPFFQSVIGKY, from the coding sequence ATGAATAAATTATTTGGGTTTTTTATGATTAGCTTTTTAGCGTATCAAACCTCATATGCTCAAAATACCGATTCTACTGATGTAGAGATTGCTGAAAATAAGATTGTTAACAAAATTGAATTGAATTGGGTTGCTACTTATAAAGATGCTTTAAAAAAATCTAAAAAAGAAAAAAAACCTGTTTTAATCTACTTTACAGGTTCAGATTGGTGTGGACCTTGTAAAGTTTTGGATAGGGATTTATTTCAAACTGAAAAATTTAAGGCAATAGCAGATAAAGATTTGGTATTACTAGAAGTAGATATTCCTAGAAGAAAAGATATAGTTTCTGAAGATAAAATGAGCGAAAATTTATACCTACAAAGTAAATATAAAGTAAAAGCTTTTCCTACTTTAATGATGGTGAATCATAGAGGGAAAAAAATAGCAGAAAAAAAAGGGTATGTAATTACAGAATACTATTATCCTTTTTTCCAATCCGTAATTGGAAAATATTAA
- the lpxK gene encoding tetraacyldisaccharide 4'-kinase — translation MKFVRFLLFPFAIMYDVVTTIRNLFFDVGIFKQTSFKIPVVVVGNLSVGGTGKTPQIEYLIRLLQDQFKVAVLSRGYKRETTGFVLLNDTHIALDVGDEPLQYFKKFKKIDVAVDANRVEGIQKLINDKSPELVLLDDAYQHRKVKGSFYVLLTKFDDLFTDDFLLPTGNLRESRGGAKRANVIVVTKCPEDLSHQKQETIQRKLEKYQKEVFFTTITYGAILSSKDVIPIDDLKEYTIVLITGIANPKPLLGFLSDKKINYKHLQFADHHNFSSIEIENIQQEFDAISSAKKIILTTEKDFVRLEKSIENLFYIPIETSFLENQKDRFDEMVMSHIQQNQS, via the coding sequence ATGAAATTTGTAAGATTCTTATTATTTCCTTTCGCCATTATGTATGATGTGGTAACAACTATCAGAAATTTATTTTTTGATGTTGGTATTTTTAAGCAAACCTCTTTTAAAATACCAGTAGTTGTTGTTGGTAATTTAAGTGTTGGTGGCACAGGCAAAACACCTCAAATTGAATATTTGATAAGATTGCTTCAGGATCAATTTAAAGTGGCAGTTTTAAGCAGAGGATACAAACGTGAAACAACTGGTTTTGTGTTGTTAAATGATACTCATATAGCTTTAGATGTTGGTGATGAACCTTTGCAATATTTTAAAAAGTTTAAAAAAATTGATGTTGCTGTGGATGCAAATAGGGTAGAAGGTATTCAAAAATTGATAAATGACAAATCACCTGAACTTGTTTTGTTAGATGATGCGTATCAACATCGAAAAGTAAAAGGTAGTTTTTACGTTTTACTCACCAAATTCGATGATTTATTTACAGATGATTTTTTATTACCAACAGGAAATTTAAGGGAAAGTAGAGGAGGAGCAAAAAGAGCCAATGTTATCGTGGTTACAAAATGTCCAGAAGATTTAAGTCATCAAAAGCAAGAAACGATTCAGAGAAAATTAGAGAAATATCAAAAAGAAGTATTTTTCACGACAATTACTTATGGAGCAATTTTGTCATCAAAAGATGTGATTCCAATAGATGATTTAAAAGAGTATACAATTGTTTTGATTACAGGAATTGCAAATCCAAAGCCACTATTAGGTTTTTTAAGTGATAAAAAAATCAATTATAAACATTTACAATTTGCAGATCACCATAATTTTTCATCCATAGAAATAGAAAACATACAACAAGAATTTGATGCTATTTCATCAGCTAAAAAAATAATACTAACCACAGAAAAAGATTTTGTTCGATTAGAAAAAAGTATCGAAAATCTTTTTTATATCCCCATAGAAACAAGTTTTTTAGAGAATCAAAAAGATAGGTTTGATGAAATGGTTATGAGTCATATACAACAAAATCAAAGTTAA